A stretch of the Tardiphaga sp. 709 genome encodes the following:
- a CDS encoding acyltransferase encodes MSDRNAALDRARTFVTLLVLANHAAVAYTAFGRYYPNHYLWSTAPIVDSQRWIGFNILTLFNDTFFMCLMFMLSGLFVWPSLKRKGIGDFLRDRALRLGLPFLAMIFVLMPIAYYASFSLSTHKTGFIEFYVNNFKQGQWFAGPGWFIWYLLFLDLVAIPVFLLAPRLVDGINRLSIRAFERPWLFVAVLAVIAVISYVPFLFTVGAVRWFSWGPLQVQFSRMAIYGVFFFAGMGIGAANIDQGLLARTGALARQWLWWTIAAAASFGSLAFLVNFRRMKLANLTGAPPFWWQSSYGVIYAVACTLICLAVLALFLRFGQREKSIFDPLRGDAYGIFVLHYIPMLWLQYALLNAPLGAGSKALIAFAGTLAASWAATRALRAIPGVKRIL; translated from the coding sequence ATGTCAGACCGTAACGCTGCGCTCGATCGCGCCCGCACCTTCGTCACGCTGCTCGTGCTGGCGAACCACGCCGCTGTAGCTTACACCGCCTTCGGCCGCTATTACCCGAACCACTATCTGTGGTCGACGGCGCCGATCGTCGACAGCCAACGCTGGATCGGCTTCAACATCCTGACGCTGTTCAACGACACCTTCTTCATGTGTCTGATGTTCATGCTGTCGGGCCTGTTCGTGTGGCCGAGCCTGAAGCGCAAGGGCATCGGCGACTTCCTGCGCGACCGCGCGCTCCGCCTCGGCCTGCCCTTCCTAGCGATGATCTTCGTGCTGATGCCGATCGCCTATTACGCGTCGTTCAGCCTGTCGACACACAAGACCGGCTTTATCGAATTCTACGTCAACAATTTCAAACAGGGCCAATGGTTCGCCGGCCCCGGCTGGTTCATCTGGTATTTGCTGTTTCTCGATCTCGTCGCGATCCCGGTCTTCCTGCTCGCACCGCGACTGGTGGACGGCATCAACCGACTGTCGATCCGTGCCTTCGAACGACCGTGGTTGTTCGTCGCCGTGCTCGCCGTCATCGCCGTGATCTCCTATGTGCCATTTCTGTTTACGGTCGGCGCTGTCCGCTGGTTCAGCTGGGGCCCGCTGCAGGTGCAGTTCAGCCGCATGGCGATCTATGGCGTGTTCTTCTTCGCCGGCATGGGCATCGGCGCCGCCAATATCGACCAGGGCCTGCTGGCCCGCACCGGTGCACTGGCGCGGCAATGGCTGTGGTGGACCATCGCCGCCGCCGCCTCCTTTGGCTCGCTCGCTTTTCTCGTCAATTTCCGCCGCATGAAGCTCGCCAATCTCACCGGCGCGCCGCCGTTCTGGTGGCAGTCGAGCTATGGCGTGATCTATGCGGTCGCCTGTACGCTGATCTGCCTCGCGGTGCTGGCGCTGTTCCTGCGTTTTGGCCAGCGCGAGAAGAGCATCTTCGATCCGCTGCGCGGCGATGCCTATGGCATCTTCGTGCTGCACTACATCCCGATGCTGTGGCTGCAATATGCGCTGCTGAACGCACCGCTCGGCGCCGGATCGAAAGCATTGATCGCCTTCGCGGGCACGCTGGCGGCGAGCTGGGCAGCGACAAGGGCGCTGCGGGCGATCCCGGGCGTGAAACGGATTTTGTAA
- a CDS encoding glyoxylate/hydroxypyruvate reductase A: MRARNGDKAINLLFNVTPALFEDYREPILDALRRRSIDARASLLGDIAHQDVDYIIHATGGPITDFAPFSNARAVLSLWAGVEKIVGNATLTQPLCRMVDGGLRQGMVEWVVGHSLRAHLGMDRYVCEKPLTWSQHVPPLATDRSVTVLGLGELGSAAATALAHLGFRVTGWSRSLREVPGVRCLAGMENLPRALASAEILVGLLPQTPETIDLLNAERLALLPKGSFILNAGRGTLIEDDALIAALDSGQVAQATLDVFRAEPVPSGHPFWSHPGVTISPHIAAATRVASAAENIADNIARAESGTPLMNLVDRTLNY, from the coding sequence ATGCGCGCGCGCAACGGCGACAAGGCGATCAATCTTCTTTTCAACGTCACGCCGGCGCTGTTCGAGGACTATCGCGAACCCATTCTGGATGCGCTTCGGCGCCGGAGCATCGACGCGCGAGCCAGTCTCCTGGGTGACATTGCGCATCAGGACGTGGACTACATCATCCACGCGACCGGCGGTCCCATCACCGATTTCGCCCCTTTCAGCAATGCGCGCGCCGTATTGAGCCTTTGGGCCGGTGTCGAGAAGATCGTCGGCAACGCGACGCTGACGCAGCCGCTGTGCCGTATGGTCGATGGCGGGCTGCGGCAGGGCATGGTCGAATGGGTCGTCGGTCACAGTCTGCGCGCGCATCTCGGCATGGACCGCTATGTCTGTGAAAAACCTCTGACGTGGTCGCAGCATGTACCGCCACTCGCCACAGATCGATCGGTGACGGTGCTGGGTCTCGGCGAATTGGGATCGGCTGCGGCGACGGCACTCGCTCATCTCGGCTTCCGCGTGACCGGCTGGAGTCGAAGCCTGCGCGAGGTGCCGGGCGTCCGCTGCCTCGCAGGGATGGAGAACCTGCCGAGGGCGCTGGCCTCGGCGGAAATCCTCGTGGGGCTGCTGCCTCAAACGCCAGAGACCATCGATCTCCTGAATGCTGAACGGCTCGCGCTTCTGCCCAAGGGAAGTTTCATCCTGAATGCCGGACGCGGCACGCTGATCGAGGATGACGCGCTGATCGCAGCGCTCGACAGCGGACAGGTGGCCCAGGCCACGCTGGACGTCTTCCGCGCCGAGCCCGTACCATCAGGCCATCCGTTCTGGTCGCATCCGGGGGTGACGATCTCGCCCCACATCGCAGCAGCAACGCGTGTTGCATCGGCGGCCGAAAACATCGCCGACAATATCGCACGCGCGGAAAGCGGCACGCCGCTGATGAATTTGGTGGATAGGACGTTGAACTATTGA
- a CDS encoding aldo/keto reductase, with product MGRRIFLAAAGGLVAAPMLGGSGLQASAQASAAVVSRAAGERGRRMLGSLEVSSVGLGVQNMSRTYQTTIPSRPEMHDIIRTAFDRGVSFFDAAEAYGPHEVERILGEGVAPFRDKVVITSKFGWNIDLETGQRRPGLNSRPEHIKLAVEGMLKRLRTDRIDLLYQHRVDPQVPIEDVAGAVKDLMTAGKVLHWGLSEMGLNTLRRAHAALPLTAVQNEYSMLWRGPEDSVIPLCQELGIGFVPWSPLGVGFLTGAIDANTRFADGDIRKLETRFSPENLSRNINLVELIKGWAKRKQAMPAQIALAWLIAQKDWIVPIPGTTQKAHMLENIGAMEVSFTATEIAELNKSVSAIQIQGARLPDAVQAFSGVEAPPKT from the coding sequence ATGGGCCGTCGGATCTTCCTCGCGGCAGCGGGCGGCCTCGTGGCGGCGCCCATGCTTGGCGGATCGGGTTTGCAGGCATCGGCCCAGGCAAGCGCTGCGGTCGTTTCGCGTGCGGCGGGAGAACGCGGACGGCGCATGCTGGGGTCACTGGAGGTGTCCAGCGTGGGGCTCGGTGTTCAGAACATGAGCCGCACCTATCAGACGACGATTCCGTCCCGACCGGAAATGCACGATATCATCCGGACCGCCTTTGATCGCGGCGTCAGCTTCTTTGACGCCGCGGAGGCCTATGGACCGCATGAAGTCGAGCGGATTCTCGGCGAAGGGGTCGCGCCGTTCAGAGACAAGGTCGTCATCACATCCAAATTCGGCTGGAACATCGATCTGGAGACCGGCCAGCGGCGCCCGGGGCTCAACAGTCGACCGGAGCATATCAAGCTCGCAGTCGAAGGCATGCTCAAGCGCCTTCGCACGGACCGCATTGATCTGCTGTACCAGCATCGTGTCGATCCGCAGGTGCCGATCGAGGATGTCGCCGGCGCGGTCAAAGATCTCATGACGGCCGGTAAGGTTCTGCATTGGGGCTTGTCCGAGATGGGCCTGAACACTTTGCGCCGTGCCCATGCCGCACTACCCCTGACCGCTGTTCAGAACGAATACTCCATGTTGTGGCGTGGCCCGGAAGATTCCGTCATCCCGTTGTGTCAGGAACTGGGCATCGGGTTTGTCCCTTGGAGCCCGCTTGGCGTGGGCTTCCTGACCGGCGCCATTGATGCAAACACGCGATTTGCCGACGGCGATATCCGCAAATTGGAGACCCGCTTCTCGCCCGAGAACCTGTCTCGCAACATCAATCTCGTTGAGCTCATCAAGGGCTGGGCCAAACGGAAGCAGGCCATGCCTGCGCAAATTGCATTGGCCTGGCTGATAGCTCAAAAGGACTGGATTGTGCCAATTCCGGGCACGACGCAGAAGGCGCATATGCTCGAGAATATTGGCGCGATGGAGGTTTCGTTTACGGCAACCGAAATTGCCGAATTGAACAAGTCCGTATCGGCCATCCAGATCCAGGGCGCTCGCCTGCCAGATGCCGTGCAGGCCTTTTCCGGCGTGGAGGCACCTCCGAAGACCTGA
- a CDS encoding aldo/keto reductase has product MKTRKLGADLEVSALGLGCMSMTSAYGPAGEKNAMIKLIRDAHDYGVTFFDTAEAYGPFANEELVGEALQPIRDKVVIATKFGFDINLQTGERSGATNSQPKHIKMVAEAALKRLKTDRIDLFYQHRVDLNVPIEDVAGAVKDLIAEGKVKHFGLSEAGVQTIRRAHAVQPVTALQSEYSLFWREPESELLPALEELGIGFVPFSPLGAGFLTGKIDEHTTFGDSDFRNFVPRFSVEARKANMSLVSVIKDVADRKGGTPAQVALGWLLAQKPWIVPIPGTTKLSRLEENLGAVGLELTAGDLAEIGAGVSKVKIEGERLPEALLKMTGH; this is encoded by the coding sequence ATGAAGACGCGTAAACTTGGAGCGGACCTCGAAGTGTCAGCTCTCGGCCTCGGATGCATGAGCATGACATCGGCCTATGGGCCGGCCGGCGAGAAAAACGCGATGATCAAACTCATCCGCGACGCTCACGACTACGGCGTGACGTTTTTCGACACCGCTGAGGCCTATGGCCCCTTTGCCAACGAAGAGCTTGTCGGTGAGGCGCTGCAGCCCATCCGCGACAAGGTCGTCATCGCAACCAAGTTTGGCTTCGACATCAATCTCCAAACGGGAGAACGCTCCGGCGCGACGAACAGTCAGCCAAAGCACATCAAGATGGTTGCCGAGGCCGCGCTCAAGCGCTTGAAGACGGACCGCATCGATCTGTTCTACCAGCACCGCGTCGATCTCAACGTGCCGATCGAGGACGTGGCTGGTGCGGTCAAGGACCTGATCGCCGAAGGCAAAGTCAAGCATTTCGGCCTGTCGGAGGCCGGCGTTCAAACCATCCGTCGCGCCCACGCCGTTCAACCGGTGACGGCTCTCCAGAGCGAGTATTCGCTGTTCTGGCGCGAACCTGAATCGGAACTGCTGCCTGCGCTGGAAGAACTCGGCATCGGCTTCGTGCCGTTCAGTCCACTAGGCGCGGGCTTCCTGACCGGCAAGATCGACGAGCATACGACGTTCGGCGACAGCGACTTCCGTAACTTCGTTCCGCGTTTCTCGGTCGAGGCCCGCAAGGCCAACATGTCCCTTGTGAGCGTCATCAAGGATGTTGCGGATCGCAAGGGCGGGACGCCGGCGCAGGTCGCGCTTGGTTGGCTACTCGCACAGAAGCCCTGGATCGTGCCGATCCCCGGCACCACCAAGCTGTCTCGCCTCGAAGAAAATCTTGGTGCGGTTGGTCTGGAACTGACGGCCGGTGATCTCGCCGAGATCGGTGCGGGAGTTTCCAAAGTTAAGATTGAAGGCGAGCGTCTGCCCGAAGCTCTGCTGAAGATGACGGGCCACTAG
- a CDS encoding LysR family transcriptional regulator: MQKDDLGSLAMFLAVVDERSFTRAAAKLGISQSALSHAMRRLEEKLGLRLLNRTTRSVAPTDAGNRLIETLRPALADIDSKLISLTQYRERPAGTIRLTASEHAARTILWPVIDQLTRDNPDIKIELNIESGLTDIVAEQYDAGVRLGERLAKDMIAVRIGPPLRMAVVGAPSYFTRRSIPATPHDLAQHTCINYRFVSNGGLYIWEFEKAGREVRIKVDGQLVLNRADLMIEAAVAGHGIAFLTEDQVSDALANGTLIRVLDDWCEPFDGYHLYYASRRQPSPVFTLLLEALRARK, encoded by the coding sequence ATGCAGAAAGACGATCTCGGAAGCCTCGCCATGTTTTTGGCGGTAGTGGACGAACGAAGCTTCACGCGCGCTGCGGCCAAGCTGGGCATCTCGCAATCGGCACTGAGTCACGCGATGCGGCGCCTGGAGGAAAAACTGGGTTTGCGCCTCCTCAACCGCACTACGCGAAGCGTGGCGCCGACCGACGCCGGCAACCGGCTGATTGAAACGCTCCGGCCCGCCCTCGCCGACATCGACAGCAAGCTGATCTCGCTCACGCAGTATCGCGAACGTCCCGCCGGCACGATTAGGCTTACCGCATCCGAACACGCGGCCCGGACCATTCTTTGGCCGGTCATTGACCAGCTAACGCGCGACAATCCTGACATCAAGATCGAGCTCAATATCGAATCCGGTCTGACTGATATCGTCGCGGAACAGTACGACGCGGGTGTGCGACTCGGCGAACGGCTGGCCAAGGACATGATTGCGGTGCGGATCGGGCCTCCGCTGCGAATGGCGGTGGTCGGAGCGCCGTCCTATTTCACTCGACGTAGCATCCCGGCGACGCCGCATGACCTCGCGCAGCATACATGCATCAACTACCGCTTCGTCAGCAACGGCGGACTATACATCTGGGAATTCGAAAAGGCCGGCCGCGAGGTGCGCATCAAGGTCGACGGCCAGCTCGTGCTCAATCGCGCCGACCTGATGATCGAGGCAGCCGTTGCCGGCCACGGCATTGCGTTCCTGACCGAGGATCAAGTGTCGGATGCGCTGGCAAACGGCACCCTTATCCGTGTGCTAGATGACTGGTGCGAGCCATTCGACGGCTATCACCTGTATTATGCAAGTCGACGGCAACCCTCGCCGGTCTTCACACTGCTGCTTGAAGCCCTGCGCGCGAGAAAATGA
- the purL gene encoding phosphoribosylformylglycinamidine synthase subunit PurL, which yields MTEPKITPELVASHGLKPDEYERILKLIGREPTFTELGIFSAMWNEHCSYKSSRIHLKGLPTKAPWVLQGPGENAGVIDIGDNQAIVFKMESHNHPSYIEPYQGATTGVGGILRDVFTMGARPIACLNALSFGAPEHPKTRHLVSGVVAGVGGYGNSFGVPTVGGQTRFHTRYDGNNLVNAMAVGLADADKIFLAAASGVNMPIVYLGSKTGRDGIHGASMASAEFDEDSEEKRPTVQVGDPFAEKLLLEACLEIMAADCVIAIQDMGAAGLTCSAVEMGAKGDLGVELNLDAVPTREEGMTAYEMMLSESQERMLMVLKPEKEKQAEDIFRKWGLDFAIVGYTTPTLRFVVKHGGKVMADLPIKELGDEAPLYDRPHVPSPVLPVVHARDIAAPSSIPDALEKLIGTPELCSKRWVWEQYDHVILGNTVQRPGGDAAVVRIEDGPKGLAMSVDVTPRYCEADPVEGGKQAVAEAWRNITAVGGKPLAVTDNLNFGNPERPEIMGQLVGCLKGIAEACITLDFPIVSGNVSLYNETNGRGILPTPSIGGVGVLDDFTKSATLAFKAPGEAILLIGETKGWLGQSVYLRDICGKEEGAPPPVDLTAEKRNGDVVRGMIHAGTATAVHDIADGGLLVALTEMAMASGIGAKLDAAPSSTVPHAWWFGEDQARYIVTVAEDQLLTVLSKLKNVGVPCVQIGKTGGHAVAIAGERAVDIKALVHAHESWLPNYMSGKAS from the coding sequence ATGACCGAGCCAAAGATCACTCCCGAACTCGTCGCTTCCCACGGCCTCAAGCCCGACGAGTATGAGCGCATTCTCAAGCTGATCGGGCGGGAGCCGACTTTCACCGAGCTCGGCATCTTCTCGGCCATGTGGAACGAGCATTGCTCGTACAAATCCTCGCGCATCCATCTGAAGGGGCTGCCGACCAAGGCGCCGTGGGTGCTGCAGGGGCCGGGCGAGAATGCCGGCGTGATCGATATCGGCGACAATCAGGCCATCGTCTTCAAGATGGAGAGCCACAACCATCCGAGCTATATCGAGCCCTATCAGGGCGCGACCACGGGTGTCGGCGGCATCCTGCGCGACGTCTTCACCATGGGCGCGCGCCCGATCGCCTGTTTGAACGCGCTGTCGTTCGGCGCGCCGGAGCATCCCAAGACCCGCCACCTCGTGTCGGGCGTCGTCGCCGGCGTCGGCGGCTACGGCAATTCGTTCGGCGTGCCCACCGTGGGTGGCCAGACGCGTTTCCACACCCGCTATGACGGCAACAATCTTGTGAACGCGATGGCCGTCGGCCTCGCCGATGCAGACAAGATCTTCCTCGCCGCGGCGTCTGGCGTGAACATGCCGATCGTCTACTTAGGGTCCAAGACCGGCCGCGACGGCATTCACGGCGCGTCGATGGCTTCGGCCGAATTCGACGAGGATTCCGAGGAGAAGCGCCCGACCGTGCAGGTCGGTGATCCCTTTGCCGAGAAGCTGCTGCTGGAAGCCTGCCTCGAAATCATGGCCGCCGATTGCGTGATCGCGATCCAGGACATGGGCGCGGCGGGTCTCACATGCTCGGCCGTCGAAATGGGCGCCAAGGGCGACCTCGGCGTCGAACTCAATCTCGATGCAGTGCCTACCCGCGAAGAAGGCATGACCGCCTACGAGATGATGCTCTCGGAGAGCCAGGAGCGCATGCTCATGGTGCTGAAGCCGGAGAAGGAAAAGCAGGCCGAGGATATTTTCCGGAAGTGGGGCCTCGACTTCGCGATTGTCGGTTACACCACGCCGACGCTGCGCTTCGTTGTGAAGCATGGCGGCAAGGTGATGGCCGATCTGCCGATCAAGGAACTTGGCGACGAGGCGCCGCTCTACGATCGTCCGCATGTGCCGTCGCCGGTACTGCCTGTCGTGCATGCGCGCGACATCGCCGCGCCGTCGTCGATCCCGGATGCGCTGGAGAAGCTGATCGGCACGCCGGAACTGTGCTCGAAGCGCTGGGTGTGGGAGCAGTATGACCACGTCATTCTCGGCAACACCGTGCAGCGCCCCGGCGGCGACGCCGCGGTGGTGCGCATCGAGGACGGCCCTAAGGGTCTTGCGATGTCCGTCGATGTCACACCGCGCTATTGCGAGGCCGATCCGGTCGAGGGCGGCAAGCAGGCCGTCGCCGAAGCCTGGCGCAACATCACCGCGGTCGGCGGCAAGCCGCTGGCAGTCACCGACAATCTCAACTTCGGCAATCCGGAGCGGCCCGAGATCATGGGCCAGCTCGTCGGTTGCCTGAAGGGCATCGCGGAAGCCTGCATCACGCTCGACTTCCCGATCGTGTCCGGCAATGTCTCGCTCTACAACGAGACTAACGGCCGCGGCATCCTGCCGACCCCGTCGATTGGCGGCGTCGGCGTGCTCGATGATTTCACCAAGTCGGCCACGCTCGCATTCAAGGCGCCGGGCGAAGCGATCCTGCTGATCGGCGAAACCAAGGGCTGGCTCGGCCAGTCGGTCTATCTGCGCGACATCTGCGGCAAGGAAGAGGGCGCTCCGCCGCCGGTCGACCTCACCGCTGAGAAGCGCAACGGCGACGTGGTCCGCGGCATGATCCATGCCGGCACCGCGACCGCCGTGCATGACATTGCCGATGGTGGCTTGCTGGTGGCACTCACCGAAATGGCGATGGCCTCGGGCATCGGCGCCAAGCTCGACGCAGCGCCGTCATCGACGGTGCCGCATGCGTGGTGGTTCGGCGAGGATCAGGCGCGCTATATCGTGACTGTCGCGGAAGATCAGTTGCTGACCGTGCTGTCGAAGCTGAAGAATGTCGGCGTGCCCTGCGTGCAGATCGGCAAGACCGGCGGCCATGCGGTGGCCATCGCCGGTGAACGCGCGGTCGATATCAAGGCACTCGTCCATGCGCATGAGAGCTGGTTGCCGAACTACATGAGCGGCAAGGCGTCGTAA
- a CDS encoding PaaI family thioesterase, with protein MPADATIPFHADAYTATEGEFAGWTTWKRDSFESVSGPFWHKVEADGSVRCAFRVEKKHLNGMKNVHGGCFMTFADYCLFALASRELQGPGITVSFGCEFLDAAREGELVECHGEMTRIGGSLIFLRGILKAGERSLLTFSGTIKRVKKRPKPAAIAAE; from the coding sequence GTGCCCGCCGATGCCACCATCCCGTTCCACGCCGACGCCTATACCGCGACGGAGGGGGAATTTGCGGGCTGGACCACCTGGAAGCGGGATTCCTTCGAATCGGTCTCCGGCCCGTTCTGGCACAAGGTCGAGGCCGACGGCTCCGTCCGCTGCGCCTTCCGGGTCGAGAAAAAGCACCTCAACGGCATGAAAAACGTCCATGGCGGCTGCTTCATGACCTTTGCCGATTACTGCCTGTTTGCGCTGGCCTCCCGCGAGCTGCAAGGACCCGGCATCACCGTCTCGTTCGGCTGCGAATTCCTCGATGCCGCCCGCGAAGGCGAGCTGGTCGAATGCCACGGCGAAATGACCCGGATCGGCGGCTCATTGATCTTCCTGCGCGGAATCCTGAAAGCCGGCGAGCGTTCGCTGCTGACCTTCTCGGGCACCATCAAGCGCGTGAAGAAGCGCCCGAAGCCGGCGGCCATCGCGGCAGAGTAA